From a region of the Molothrus ater isolate BHLD 08-10-18 breed brown headed cowbird chromosome 15, BPBGC_Mater_1.1, whole genome shotgun sequence genome:
- the APBB3 gene encoding amyloid-beta A4 precursor protein-binding family B member 3, which produces MLGKDYMLAIVLVNCDDNLWSDQSLETDPDLPPGWRKICDSLGTYYWHVPTGTTQWQHPARSTGPGGHTEADGDDTVQGRECQGPAGKHSAKDRPIPSPMASLSRRHSLSWHGDDFQHSAEPGSKCFAVRSLGWVEIPEEDLAPGKSSIAVNNCIQQLSNSKGQGSAENQGEGQDLVMILKKDTMSLVDPLDRSLIHRQPILNIRVWGVGCDNGRDRDFAFVASDKDTCVLKCHVFHCNVPAKGIAKALHEMCSKIVAERAVASSRLPRAATLEPISAEDLPLQVDILEAVRQSMQTYEALYIGSLPVPRAMGMDVLNEAIEKLTRRPGRENWTPSLIYVSDTAMRVHPAQVGREQGIAAGAGTALPPAERSWGAAGLPGRRPGLDGPAGSPQEPEEAAHIWECQVRYVTFLGVGRDAHTFALIVDTGRRFQCAAFWCEPDAGTISEAVQAACMVQYQKCLVAAAPGTKAKSTAGRGRAGPAAAGDAARGAAKAGGGGGGAGAGARKRGLFSFLEVFRLRRALLHSP; this is translated from the exons aTGCTGGGCAAGGACTACATGCTGGCCATCGTCCTGGTCAACTGCGACG ACAATCTCTGGAGCGACCAGAGCCTGGAGACAGACCCTGACCTTCCCCCAGGCTGGAGGAAAATCTGTGACTCTTTGGGTACCTATTACTGGCATGTGCCAACAGGCACGACACAGTGGCAGCACCCTGCACGCAGCACTGGCCCAGGAGGGCACACGGAGGCTGATGGAGATGACACAGTCCAGGGAAGG gaatgccagggccctgcagggaagCACTCAGCAAAGGACCggcccattcccagccccatggctTCGCTGTCCCGGAG gcACTCCCTGTCCTGGCATGGAGATGACTTCCAGCACAGCGCAGAGCCCGGCTCCAAG TGCTTTGCTGTGCgctctctgggctgggtggAGATCCCCGAAGAGGACCTGGCACCTGGCAAGAGCAGCATCGCTGTCAACAACtgcatccagcagctctccaaCAGCAAGGGCCAGGGCTCTGCGGAGAACCAGGGCGAG ggccaggacctAGTGATGATTCTGAAGAAGGACACCATGAGCCTGGTGGACCCCTTGGACCGCAGCCTCATCCACCGCCAGCCCATCCTCAACATCCGTGTCTGGGGCGTTGGCTGCGACAACGGCAG ggacag AGACTTCGCCTTCGTGGCCAGTGACAAGGACACCTGCGTCCTCAAGTGTCACGTCTTCCACTGCAATGTGCCTGCCAAGGGCATCGCCAAGGCTCTGCATGAGATGTGCTCCAAG ATCGTGGCCGAGCGAGCTGTAGCGAGCAGCAGGCTGCCCCGCGCTGCCACGCTGGAGCCCATCTCCGCCGAGGACCTGCCGCTGCAAG TGGATATCCTAGAAGCGGTGAGACAGTCGATGCAGACCTACGAGGCGCTGTACATCGGCAGCCTGCCCGTGCCCAGGGCCATGG GGATGGATGTGTTGAACGAGGCCATCGAGAAGCTGACGAGGCGCCCTGGGCGGGAGAACTGGACGCCCTCTCTCATCTACGTGTCGGACACGGCCATGAGGGTGCACCCGGCGcaggtggggagggagcaggggattGCGGCCGGAGCGGGCACGGCGCTGCCCCCGGCAGAGCGGTCCTGGGGGGCGGCAGGGCTGCCCGGGCGGCGGCCGGGGCTGGATGGGCCCGCGGGGTCCCCGCAGGAGCCCGAGGAGGCGGCGCACATCTGGGAGTGCCAGGTGCGGTACGTGACCTTCCTGGGGGTGGGCCGGGACGCGCACACCTTCGCGCTCATCGTGGACACGGGGCGACGCTTCCAGTGCGCGGCCTTCTGGTGCGAGCCCGACGCCGGCACCATCTCGGAGGCGGTGCAGGCCGCCTGCATG GTGCAGTACCAGAAGTGCCTCGTGGCCGCCGCGCCGGGGACGAAGGCGAAGAGCacggccgggcggggccgggccgggccggcggccGCGGGGGACGCTGCCCGCGGGGCGGCCAAGGcgggggggggcggcggcggggcgggggccggggcccgCAAGCGGGGACTTTTCTCCTTCCTGGAGGTGTTCCGCCTCCGGCGGGCCCTCCTGCACAGCCCGTAg
- the SRA1 gene encoding steroid receptor RNA activator 1, which yields MAESYVKPGNQERGWNDPPQFSYGLQAQAGGSRRTPLTRRAPPPPAGAPPGAPPGPPSAPADPAAPPPRALGPPPQGSAGAAPRAEARPSAAGSEQEECSVSADTVLAPLRAALDACRATVQKQVCNDIGRRLTVLEEAWAQGKLSAPVRKRMNLLVQELQQQHWDAADEIHRSLMVDHVNEVSQWMVGVKRLIAETRDLPSGQTDGSTDTEPVTEPVTEPVTEPVTEPAAEPEQEEP from the exons ATGGCGGAGTCCTACGTGAAGCCGG GGAACCAGGAGCGCGGCTGGAACGACCCCCCCCAGTTCTCGTACGGGCTGCAGGCGCAGGCCGGGGGCTCCCGCCGGACCCCGCTCACCCGCCGGGCCCCCCCTCCGCCCGCGGGGGCACCCCCAG gtgccccCCCGGGCCCGCCCAGCGCCCCCGCCGAccccgcagcgccgccgccccgggcgCTGGGGCCGCCCCCGCAGGGCTCTgccggcgctgccccgcggGCCGAGGCCCGGCCGAGCGCGGCGGGCTCGGAGCAGGAGGAGTGCAGCGTGTCCGCCGACACCGTCCTTGCCCCGCTGCGGGCAGCCCTGGACGCCTGCCGGGCCACGGTGCAG AAACAAGTGTGCAATGACATCGGGCGGCGGCTGACAGTGCTGGAGGAAGCCTGGGCTCAGGGGAAGCTGTCGGCACcagtgaggaagaggatgaaCCTCCTGGTGCAAG agcttcagcagcagcactgggacgCAGCTGATGAGATCCACCGCTCGCTTATGGTGGACCATGTGAACGAGGTGAGCCAGTGGATGGTGGGCGTCAAACGCCTCATCGCTGAGACGCGGGACCTGCCCAGCGGACAGACGGACGGCAGCACTGACACCGAGCCCGTGACTGAGCCCGTGACTGAGCCTGTGACTGAGCCTGTGACTGAGCCCGCGGCCGAGCcggagcaggaggagccctga